Proteins from one Williamwhitmania sp. genomic window:
- a CDS encoding phosphatase PAP2 family protein produces the protein MRLLPVGIAMLWLCSMNSSYAACAKDSSGVDSLGHRYSVYTFDTIQTTFHAPRVYEFGKNIPRDWVDFGKRTASRKGLITIGIVAASTAALMLLDQDVTDGAQRFGRWAGIDATRKNDNAIKFYVGGTKVNMLDLPENFNTTLYFIAEGWPSITFATGLLVNGLIKHDERDVRTASQFAECYIAMGITAQLFKHISGRQSPFVATQRGGKWQFFTNLKKYQKSVPAHDAFPSGHMATAMATVTILATNYPELKFIRPVGYTMMGLVGFAMINNGVHWISDYPLAIALGYTYAKIATSRGITIKAIERMGPKEEGKGKLSIGPSLMMDGSVGIGLHLAL, from the coding sequence ATGCGCCTATTACCTGTTGGCATTGCCATGCTTTGGCTGTGCTCTATGAATTCGTCCTATGCAGCCTGTGCAAAGGATTCCTCCGGAGTTGATAGCCTGGGGCATCGCTACTCGGTTTACACCTTCGACACCATTCAAACCACCTTTCACGCTCCACGCGTCTACGAGTTTGGGAAAAACATCCCTCGCGACTGGGTCGACTTTGGCAAACGAACTGCCTCCCGAAAAGGCCTGATTACCATTGGCATTGTTGCAGCCTCCACTGCTGCCCTCATGCTGTTAGACCAAGATGTAACCGACGGTGCACAACGTTTTGGCCGATGGGCCGGCATTGACGCCACGCGAAAAAACGACAATGCCATAAAATTTTACGTGGGTGGCACAAAGGTAAACATGCTCGATCTACCCGAGAATTTTAACACCACACTCTACTTTATTGCCGAAGGATGGCCTAGCATTACCTTTGCAACAGGCCTCCTGGTGAATGGACTCATTAAGCACGATGAGCGTGACGTGCGAACCGCCAGCCAGTTTGCCGAGTGCTACATTGCCATGGGGATTACGGCACAGCTCTTCAAGCATATTTCCGGTCGCCAAAGCCCCTTTGTGGCCACCCAGCGGGGTGGAAAGTGGCAGTTCTTCACCAATCTAAAGAAATACCAAAAATCGGTTCCAGCGCATGATGCCTTCCCCTCTGGCCACATGGCCACCGCCATGGCCACCGTTACCATTCTCGCTACCAACTACCCCGAGTTGAAGTTTATTAGACCAGTGGGCTACACCATGATGGGTTTAGTTGGCTTTGCCATGATAAACAACGGTGTGCACTGGATTAGTGACTATCCGCTGGCCATTGCCCTAGGCTACACCTACGCCAAGATTGCCACCTCGCGCGGAATAACCATTAAGGCTATTGAGCGCATGGGACCCAAAGAGGAGGGCAAGGGTAAGCTATCCATTGGCCCTTCGCTGATGATGGACGGTAGCGTGGGCATTGGCCTCCATTTGGCATTGTAG